The proteins below come from a single Dermacentor albipictus isolate Rhodes 1998 colony chromosome 7, USDA_Dalb.pri_finalv2, whole genome shotgun sequence genomic window:
- the LOC139047343 gene encoding uncharacterized protein isoform X2 codes for MTSRIVTSYLTQSSEEQAAAYPSISAQRFQKGLENQVQRGLEGEARLRSQRYCCACGTVAMALFVILLTYGAFAVLADESPQLEETIVISVTPIFNATQRPHMAAGQEERVHAVTEHVEDSPTEATESSEVKLLKGLEYFCGTQECSRYAAFIQDQLDSSYDPCRNLYDHVCSRWQREHQDYASQEARCGTYTVDDAISHDFRDKLVRLLLSEDCPHPKVRRFFAACAHGNLTTRAELEGVMAYLRLQTHSVDALATAVAQMARLGVSPFFDISVAEVSSGVIRIELVPAKANCPVQGATTTSADGKTTPLAPSSPPAGARKRRNTNVPTLGADAKEAEGEFLATLERKLCLEVAQAVGGRLKNCTLSSNSRMSPPWDYEWYKTIGMTQLAREAEKLLSAAWLSLRRSDVGEGSSWQDPKRLNACLTLIARHDPYALSYLVGTDELPARLARSAHYHLLALQNMIAQKLGNRTGISLSLGHRATLQFDSVSSQYQTDIYGNVSDVPSLLRFLRNSTWKRWTGEVDAPPDAFAPSPFYSKAEGGAIVVPLTLLNATALEDPWLAYLSLARIAPRVVRTIFSGSRELAESLNRTRLAKCVPSLSPSSSTSPRGPSSKSTSSESAGGAGKDHDVLTELASFYAAFHFYRHYVGVGLSVPGTELSGDMLFLLYYVYNMCEAVTVGLDAEAAAAVHMRRERVRTLAKLFATVLFPACEVPVELADCDMESDDMFLPTNEVPRFVSAH; via the exons ATGACCAGCCGGATCGTGACGTCATACCTTACGCAGAGCAGCGAGGAGCAGGCCGCGGCGTATCCTAGCATCAGCGCGCAGCGCTTCCAAAAGGGGCTCGAGAACCAG GTGCAGCGCGGCCTGGAGGGCGAGGCCCGCCTGCGGAGTCAGCGCTACTGCTGCGCCTGCGGTACGGTCGCCATGGCACTCTTCGTCATCCTGCTTACCTACGGGGCCTTCGCGGTACTCGCCGACGAGAGCCCCCAGCTGGAAGAAACTATCGTCATCAGCGTGACGCCCA TCTTCAACGCTACGCAAAGACCACACATGGCAGCTGGCCAGGAGGAGCGGGTGCATGCAGTGACAGAGCACGTGGAAGACTCCCCGACCGAAGCCACCGAGAGCAGCGAAGTGAAACTTCTCAAGGGACTCGAGTACTTTTGCGGCACGCAGGAATGTTCCAGATACGCAGCTTTCATCCAAGACCAGCTCGATTCGAGCTACGACCCTTGCCGGAACCTGTACGACCACGTCTGCTCGCGCTGGCAACGCGAGCACCAGGACTACGCCTCCCAGGAGGCGCGCTGCGGCACCTACACCGTGGACGACGCAATCTCGCACGATTTCCGCGACAAACTTGTGCGCCTGCTGCTGAGCGAGGATTGCCCGCACCCGAAAGTCCGTCGTTTCTTCGCGGCCTGCGCCCACGGCAACCTGACCACGAGGGCAGAACTGGAAGGCGTGATGGCGTACCTGAGACTTCAGACACACTCAGTGGACGCCCTGGCGACGGCGGTTGCCCAGATGGCTCGTCTTGGCGTGTCGCCGTTCTTCGATATCTCTGTCGCCGAGGTGTCGTCCGGTGTAATCCGCATTGAACTGGTGCCAGCCAAGGCAAATTGTCCCGTCCAGGGCGCGACCACTACCTCCGCAGATGGCAAGACTACCCCCCTTGCGCCTTCCTCGCCACCTGCAGGGGCACGCAAGCGACGAAATACGAACGTGCCCACGCTAGGTGCAGACGCGAAAGAGGCAGAAGGCGAGTTTCTCGCAACCCTTGAACGAAAATTGTGTCTGGAGGTTGCGCAAGCAGTAGGCGGTAGGTTGAAGAACTGCACGCTTTCGAGCAACTCCAGGATGAGCCCGCCCTGGGACTACGAGTGGTACAAGACGATCGGTATGACACAGTTGGCTCGCGAGGCGGAGAAACTTCTTTCCGCCGCCTGGCTGAGCCTCCGCAGGTCAGATGTGGGCGAAGGCTCCTCGTGGCAAGATCCGAAGCGCTTGAACGCGTGCCTGACGCTGATAGCCCGACACGATCCTTACGCTCTTTCGTACTTGGTCGGCACTGACGAACTGCCCGCGAGGTTGGCGCGCAGCGCCCACTATCATCTCTTAGCCCTTCAGAACATGATCGCTCAAAAGCTCGGAAACCGGACCGGCATATCCCTTTCGCTTGGCCACCGCGCAACCTTGCAGTTTGACTCGGTCTCGTCGCAGTATCAGACCGATATCTACGGTAATGTGTCAGACGTCCCTAGTCTTCTGAGGTTCCTCAGAAACTCTACGTGGAAGCGTTGGACAGGAGAAGTCGACGCTCCACCGGATGCTTTTGCGCCTTCTCCGTTCTATTCCAAAGCCGAAGGTGGCGCTATCGTGGTGCCCCTCACGCTGCTGAACGCGACGGCTTTGGAAGATCCCTGGCTCGCGTACTTGTCGCTTGCGAGAATCGCGCCGCGTGTCGTCAGAACCATCTTTAGCGGCTCTCGAGAACTCGCCGAAAGCTTGAACCGGACTCGACTGGCGAAGTGCGTGCCATCTTTGTCGCCGTCATCGTCGACGTCTCCCCGTGGACCGTCCTCGAAGTCCACCTCTTCCGAATCTGCAGGCGGCGCCGGCAAGGACCACGACGTCTTGACGGAGCTGGCGAGTTTCTACGCGGCGTTTCACTTCTACCGACACTACGTCGGTGTCGGCTTGTCCGTCCCTGGAACGGAGCTGAGCGGCGACATGCTCTTTCTTCTTTACTACGTCTACAACATGTGCGAAGCCGTCACCGTGGGACTCGATGCCGAGGCTGCAGCCGCTGTGCACATGCGCCGAGAGAGAGTTCGCACGCTGGCAAAATTGTTTGCGACCGTCCTGTTCCCAGCCTGCGAAGTCCCCGTAGAACTCGCGGACTGCGACATGGAAAGTGACGACATGTTTCTGCCAACGAACGAAGTTCCTCGTTTCGTTAGCGCTCACTAA
- the LOC139047343 gene encoding uncharacterized protein isoform X1 has translation MTSRIVTSYLTQSSEEQAAAYPSISAQRFQKGLENQLGARAPRRGPTSSSKSALLGAGLRSPLPARWVPAYRAPRGPAGRPRADRLGRSSSPLPRAAVQRGLEGEARLRSQRYCCACGTVAMALFVILLTYGAFAVLADESPQLEETIVISVTPIFNATQRPHMAAGQEERVHAVTEHVEDSPTEATESSEVKLLKGLEYFCGTQECSRYAAFIQDQLDSSYDPCRNLYDHVCSRWQREHQDYASQEARCGTYTVDDAISHDFRDKLVRLLLSEDCPHPKVRRFFAACAHGNLTTRAELEGVMAYLRLQTHSVDALATAVAQMARLGVSPFFDISVAEVSSGVIRIELVPAKANCPVQGATTTSADGKTTPLAPSSPPAGARKRRNTNVPTLGADAKEAEGEFLATLERKLCLEVAQAVGGRLKNCTLSSNSRMSPPWDYEWYKTIGMTQLAREAEKLLSAAWLSLRRSDVGEGSSWQDPKRLNACLTLIARHDPYALSYLVGTDELPARLARSAHYHLLALQNMIAQKLGNRTGISLSLGHRATLQFDSVSSQYQTDIYGNVSDVPSLLRFLRNSTWKRWTGEVDAPPDAFAPSPFYSKAEGGAIVVPLTLLNATALEDPWLAYLSLARIAPRVVRTIFSGSRELAESLNRTRLAKCVPSLSPSSSTSPRGPSSKSTSSESAGGAGKDHDVLTELASFYAAFHFYRHYVGVGLSVPGTELSGDMLFLLYYVYNMCEAVTVGLDAEAAAAVHMRRERVRTLAKLFATVLFPACEVPVELADCDMESDDMFLPTNEVPRFVSAH, from the exons ATGACCAGCCGGATCGTGACGTCATACCTTACGCAGAGCAGCGAGGAGCAGGCCGCGGCGTATCCTAGCATCAGCGCGCAGCGCTTCCAAAAGGGGCTCGAGAACCAG ttgggcgctcgcgcgccccgacgggggcctacgtcatcctcgaagtcggcgttactcggcgcgggtctccgctcgccgttgccggctcgctgggtccctgcctatcgagcgcctcgaggacctgctggacggcccagggctgatcgtctcggtcgtagctcttcgccgctgcctcgagccgcg GTGCAGCGCGGCCTGGAGGGCGAGGCCCGCCTGCGGAGTCAGCGCTACTGCTGCGCCTGCGGTACGGTCGCCATGGCACTCTTCGTCATCCTGCTTACCTACGGGGCCTTCGCGGTACTCGCCGACGAGAGCCCCCAGCTGGAAGAAACTATCGTCATCAGCGTGACGCCCA TCTTCAACGCTACGCAAAGACCACACATGGCAGCTGGCCAGGAGGAGCGGGTGCATGCAGTGACAGAGCACGTGGAAGACTCCCCGACCGAAGCCACCGAGAGCAGCGAAGTGAAACTTCTCAAGGGACTCGAGTACTTTTGCGGCACGCAGGAATGTTCCAGATACGCAGCTTTCATCCAAGACCAGCTCGATTCGAGCTACGACCCTTGCCGGAACCTGTACGACCACGTCTGCTCGCGCTGGCAACGCGAGCACCAGGACTACGCCTCCCAGGAGGCGCGCTGCGGCACCTACACCGTGGACGACGCAATCTCGCACGATTTCCGCGACAAACTTGTGCGCCTGCTGCTGAGCGAGGATTGCCCGCACCCGAAAGTCCGTCGTTTCTTCGCGGCCTGCGCCCACGGCAACCTGACCACGAGGGCAGAACTGGAAGGCGTGATGGCGTACCTGAGACTTCAGACACACTCAGTGGACGCCCTGGCGACGGCGGTTGCCCAGATGGCTCGTCTTGGCGTGTCGCCGTTCTTCGATATCTCTGTCGCCGAGGTGTCGTCCGGTGTAATCCGCATTGAACTGGTGCCAGCCAAGGCAAATTGTCCCGTCCAGGGCGCGACCACTACCTCCGCAGATGGCAAGACTACCCCCCTTGCGCCTTCCTCGCCACCTGCAGGGGCACGCAAGCGACGAAATACGAACGTGCCCACGCTAGGTGCAGACGCGAAAGAGGCAGAAGGCGAGTTTCTCGCAACCCTTGAACGAAAATTGTGTCTGGAGGTTGCGCAAGCAGTAGGCGGTAGGTTGAAGAACTGCACGCTTTCGAGCAACTCCAGGATGAGCCCGCCCTGGGACTACGAGTGGTACAAGACGATCGGTATGACACAGTTGGCTCGCGAGGCGGAGAAACTTCTTTCCGCCGCCTGGCTGAGCCTCCGCAGGTCAGATGTGGGCGAAGGCTCCTCGTGGCAAGATCCGAAGCGCTTGAACGCGTGCCTGACGCTGATAGCCCGACACGATCCTTACGCTCTTTCGTACTTGGTCGGCACTGACGAACTGCCCGCGAGGTTGGCGCGCAGCGCCCACTATCATCTCTTAGCCCTTCAGAACATGATCGCTCAAAAGCTCGGAAACCGGACCGGCATATCCCTTTCGCTTGGCCACCGCGCAACCTTGCAGTTTGACTCGGTCTCGTCGCAGTATCAGACCGATATCTACGGTAATGTGTCAGACGTCCCTAGTCTTCTGAGGTTCCTCAGAAACTCTACGTGGAAGCGTTGGACAGGAGAAGTCGACGCTCCACCGGATGCTTTTGCGCCTTCTCCGTTCTATTCCAAAGCCGAAGGTGGCGCTATCGTGGTGCCCCTCACGCTGCTGAACGCGACGGCTTTGGAAGATCCCTGGCTCGCGTACTTGTCGCTTGCGAGAATCGCGCCGCGTGTCGTCAGAACCATCTTTAGCGGCTCTCGAGAACTCGCCGAAAGCTTGAACCGGACTCGACTGGCGAAGTGCGTGCCATCTTTGTCGCCGTCATCGTCGACGTCTCCCCGTGGACCGTCCTCGAAGTCCACCTCTTCCGAATCTGCAGGCGGCGCCGGCAAGGACCACGACGTCTTGACGGAGCTGGCGAGTTTCTACGCGGCGTTTCACTTCTACCGACACTACGTCGGTGTCGGCTTGTCCGTCCCTGGAACGGAGCTGAGCGGCGACATGCTCTTTCTTCTTTACTACGTCTACAACATGTGCGAAGCCGTCACCGTGGGACTCGATGCCGAGGCTGCAGCCGCTGTGCACATGCGCCGAGAGAGAGTTCGCACGCTGGCAAAATTGTTTGCGACCGTCCTGTTCCCAGCCTGCGAAGTCCCCGTAGAACTCGCGGACTGCGACATGGAAAGTGACGACATGTTTCTGCCAACGAACGAAGTTCCTCGTTTCGTTAGCGCTCACTAA